CTCGGGTCCTTGCCGGAGAAGGCACCGCCACCGTGGTGGGCCGCCCCGCCATAGGTGTCGACGATGATCTTGCGACCGGTGAGTCCGGCATCCGCGGCAGGTCCGCCCAGGATGAAGGAACCGGTCGGGTTGACCAGCACGCGGTAATCGTCGTGACGAATACGCGTGCCGCAGACCTCTTCGAGCACCGGCTTGATGACATGCTCCTGCAGCTGTTCCATGAGCCAGTCATGGTTGACTTCAGGGTCATGCTGCGTGGAAATCAAAACGGTATCGACGCGGATCGGGCGGTCGTCGTCATCGTATTCGATGGTGACCTGGGTCTTGCCGTCCGGGCGAAGATGCGGGACGATGCCATCCTTACGCACCTGGGCCAGACGATAGGCCAAGCGGTGCGAGAGATAGATCGGAAGCGGCATCAGCACGTCCGTCTCATCGCAGGCGTAGCCGAACATGATGCCCTGATCACCGGCGCCCTGGGCCTCGTAGCGCTCTTCGCGCGAAACCGCGGATTCCTGCTCGGGGTTGAGACGGTCGACGCCCTGGTTGATTTCCGCGCTCTGCTCGGTCAGCGAGACCAACACACCGCAGGAATCGGCGTCAAGGCCGACTTCGGAGGAGGTATAGCCGATGTTCTTGACGACATTGCGCACGATGCGCTGGATGTCGGAATAACCGGAGCTGGTCACCTCGCCGAAAATAAGGAATTGTCCGATGGCGGCCGACGTTTCGACGGCCACGTGGGAATGAGGGTCCTGACGAAGCATATCGTCGAGGATCGCGTCCGAAATCTGATCGCAGACCTTATCGGGATGCCCTTCGGTAACCGATTCCGCTGAAATCAGGCGACGCTCTTTTGTCACTTCTGTAGACACAGTGAACTTCTTTCTTCCATGCCAGAGCCGCATAACGGCCGACGTGTATACATACAGAAGGCAACACTACCCTTACGTCCCTATTTCAACGCGCGGTTTGACACCCGAAGCATAGAAGACAAAAAGCCCGACTCCATAAACGGAATCGGGTTAAAGAAAACGCTTGAAAAAGCAGACTAGTCGATACTGCCTTCGCTCAGGTCGTCCTCACCGAGGGTCTCTTCCAGCAGGCCTTCGTTGATCTCACGGAAGGCGATGGAAAGCGGCTTCTCGTTGTTCTGGTATTCCACCAGCGGGCCGACGTTCTGCAGAAGGCCTTCGTTGAGCTGGGTGAAATAGGAATTGATCTGACGGGCGCGCTTCGCGGCGAAAATCGACAACGAATACTTGTTGTGCTCGGAATGCTCCATCAACTGGTCGATCGTCGGATCGGCAAGACCGCTCGGTGTAGGCTCGGTGCCAAATGCCATATTGTTTGCTCCCTAAAGAAGAATAAAGCTACTCAAAAGATTTATTATACTCAATACCTTTGATATTTTGCCGTTTCTATTGAAAAGAGAAACACAAATACATCAGTTGCCAAATGAATCTTTCTATCAAAATCATAAATATGGACTCCCGAAGGCAACGCACATGCGCAAACCTTATCGTTTATCCCACTTACGCAGATCCTTCAACGGTTTATATCCGGGCATGTCCGGCCAGAACAACGTCTCGTCATCATGAATCACGTATGGAACTTTAGTTTTCCCTTCCACACCTGCCATCGACGGGGCGATAAAGGTCAATACATGGGGATCACTCCAACCACTGACTTCGCAATCAGTATTTTTCCATCCCGAACCGGTCAGACAACTGGCCTTATTTGCCAAAACCATGGTGCTGGTGTCAACGCCCAGCGTGACACGACCATTCTCATGCTGTATATAGTGAATTTCCACGTTGATTTTCACGTGATCCATGTTCGGCATACCGTCCGAATGAAGATAGATGTCTTCGCAATCAGCCGCGACATCCCGTTCTCTTTGCGAATAATTCGACAATACCGTCTGATTGTTTTCCAAGGTCGCTTCAAGCAGGGCAACATAGGAATCCAACGATTTTCTTACATCGGGTTCAACGGATATCGTGCGTTCATCTTCCTTGATTTCATGCCGCCTCCACACATCTTTGATAGTGACGGCGGCAACCGCTACCAGACACAACACCAATATGGCAGCCAAGACAATCCACACCACGCGCAGAAACTTTTTATATCGGCTTTTCATATCGTCCGCCCATCAATCGCACAACACAGTGAAATCGTGTAAAAATCATTCATCCGTTTCATCATTTGGTCGCCATTCGGCAAATATGAGACAGATGAACTTATATGGAATTATGCAAATGCGCTCACATAATATCATGACCGGCCGCATGTTCGCCGGTGCCCGAGCACTCTATCGCGCCGCAGGCGTGGCCGGAGACGACTTGGGCAAGAAACCCATCGTCGCCATCGCCAACTCGTTCTCCGAGTTCGTGCCTGGCCACGTCCACCTCAACAAGGTCGGACGCCTCGTCTCGAAGGCCGTCGAAGAAGCCGGCGGCATCCCCCGCGAGTTCAACACCATCGCCGTCGATGACGGCATCGCCATGGGCCACACCGGTATGCTCTACTCGCTGCCGAGCCGTGACTTGATCGCCGACGCCGTGGAATACTCCGTCAACGCCCACTGCGCCGACGCCCTGATCTGCATCTCCAACTGCGACAAGATCACCCCCGGCATGCTGATGGCCGCGCTGCGCTTGAACATCCCCACCATCTTCGTCTCCGGCGGCCCGATGGAAGCCGGCGAAACCACCCTGTCCAACGGCAAGACCGATACCACCGATCTGATTGACGTGATGTACGCCTCCGCTGACGACAACGTCTCCGACGAGGATCTGCTCGCCTACGAGAAGACCGTCTGCCCGACTTGCGGTTCCTGCGCCGGCATGTTCACCGCCAACTCGATGAACTGCCTGACCGAAGCGCTCGGCCTGGCCCTGCCCGGCAACGGCACCACGCTGGCCTCGCACGGCTATCGCAAGCAGCTTTTCGTTGATGCCGGCCACAAGATCGTCGACCTCGCACACCGTTACTACGACGAGGACGACGAGAGCGTCCTGCCGCGCGCCATCGCCACCAAGAAGGCCTTTGAGAACGCCATGACCATGGACGTGGCCATGGGCGGCTCCACCAACACCGTGCTGCACATCCTCGCCGCCGCCCAGAGCGCCGACGTGGACTTCACGCTTGACGATATCGAGCGCATCAGCCACACCGTGCCTTGCATCTGCAAAGCCAGCCCTTCAGGTGACTGGGAGATTTCCGACGTGCACCGCGCCGGCGGCATCTGCGGGATTTTAGGCGAGCTCGACCGTGCAGGCAAGCTCCACAAGGACGTACATTCGGTGGATTATCCCGACCTTGAATCCAAGCTCAACGATTGGGACATCATGCGCCCGACCTGCCTTGACAAGGCGAAGGAACTCTATCGTGCGGCTCCGGGCCACATCAAGTCCCCCGAACCGTTCGTCCAAGAGACGCTTTCCGATTCACTCGACACCGATCGCGTCAACGGCGCCATCCACGACATCGACCATCCGGCGGTGAAGGAAGGCGGCCTCGCCATTCTGCGCGGCAACCTCGCTCCCGATGGCTGCGTCGTCAAGACCGCGGGTGTGCCCGAGAACATCTGGAAGTTCCACGGCCCGGCTCACATCGTCGAATCGCAAGAACAGGCCGTTGAGGTCATTCTGGGAGACAAACTCAAGAAGGGCGAGGCACTGGTCATTCGCTATGAAGGACCGAAGGGCGGCCCGGGCATGCAGGAAATGCTCTACCCCACCTCCTTCGTCAAGGGCAAGGGCATCGGCAAGGATGTCGCGCTGATTACCGACGGTCGTTATTCCGGCGGTTCGTCAGGCCTCGCCATCGGCCACGTCGCCCCCGAGGCGGCCAACAAGGGCCCGATCGCGCTCATCAAGGATGGCGACATGATCGACATCGACATCCCCAACCGCACTATCAATGTGGAGCTCACCCCCGAGCAGTTCGAGGAGCGTCGCAAGGAGCTCGAGGCAGGAGACGGCTACGTCGCCCACCGCGATCGCAAGGTTTCGCTGGCCCTCAAGGCCTACGCCGCCTTCGCTCGCTCCGCCGACAAGGGTGCGACGCGCGACCCCGAGTTGATCAACAAGCTCTCAGGGCTTGCGTGATGTGCTAGCTGTTTAGCGACCGGTTAATTGCAAAGCGACCCTGCGTATGACTTGATTCATACGCAGGGTCGCTTGTATAAAAATACCAATACGTTGCCATCAGCCATTGTGCCAGCGACTTCATAAAATAAACAAAATCCCGTCAATCATCGATGCTCAGAACATGACGACGAAGAAGACTGATCCAACGCAAAACCATCATCGTTTCATTGATGAGGCCGGAGATATGACTTTCTTTTCGGGGAAACGTGGAAATCGAGTCTCAAGTATCGGTGACAATGGAGTATCACGTTGCTTTATGATTGGTTTTGTCTGCGTTAGGCAAGATTTGGGCGAGGCCCGCGATGCCATTACCTCATTTTCTTCCTCAGTCAATCAAGACGAATTCTTCCAAAGTTTTCCTAGTGTCGCTAAACGTAGCCAATCTGCTTGGCGAGGCTATTATCCCCACGCTTGCAAAGATCCTGCAGAGTTGCGCTACGAATTTCTCAAATTGATGAATACCCTTGATTTCAAGGCACAAATAGTTGTAGGACGTAAAATCCCGTCAATCTATCGAACTAAACACCATAAATTAGACCGCGAGTTCTATGCCGACCTTATGTCCCATCTTTTGAAATACATGGATGAAATCGACCCGTTAATTCTCAACGTTGCGGAGCGTGGCAGCAGTACTTCCAACCTCAATTTGCAACATGCCGTGGATATCGCAAAAGAGTGACATAAAAAATCCAGTTCCGCACCATTCAATACTACCTTTAAATTTAATGTCCAACCTTATGACCATGAGCCATTATTAAGCCTCGCAGACTACAGCTTGTGGACAGTCCAACGCGCCTACGAGAAGGGAGATATTAAATATTATAACTTTAGGGTTATAGGCCAGATTGTGTGTCTGTAATCGGTTTTGAGGGGTTGTGCCGTATGGCCCGGAGCCGGTTCGAAAGTGTGCCGGGACACTTTCGGGGGCGGCCAGAATGTGTGTCCGGAACGGGACCGGGGCCGTTGTGCCGCATGGGTTCCGGCCTGTTCGAATGTGCCGTGTTCGATGGAGGCATGGAGACACCCCTGTGCGCCGCCTGCGGCGGAAGAATGAAGAAGAACGGAACCACCAGCGCGGGCAGGACCCGCTGGAGGTGCAAGGGATGCGGGGCGTCGCGCACCCGCTCCTACGACCATGCCTCCGAGGACCTCAGGAAAGGCCTGGAATGGCTGTTCTCCGGGAGCACGCAGGCCGGCACGGGCGTTGCCGCGCGCACGCTGCGCCGCGGCAACGGGCTGATGTGGCGTCTGAACCCGCCCGTCCCGCTGGTCGGGGAACGCCATGAAGTGGTTCAGGTCGACGGCATCTGGCTGCACCGGCGGGCCGTGGCCCTGATCGCCGTGGCCGACGGGCACGTCATCGGCTGGCGGGTCGCCAGAAGCGAGAACAGCCGGGCCTGGATGGAGCTCATGCGCCGCATCGCCCCGCCCAGGGTGCTGGTCTGCGACGGCGGCAACGGCATCGGCAAGGCCATGAGAGCCGTCTGGCCCGGCACGCGCATGCAGCGCTGCCTGTTCCACGTGTGCATGAACATCACGGCCCTGACCGGCAAACGGCCCAAACTCGAGGCCGGGCGCGAGCTGCTGAAACTGGCCCGGCAGCTCAGCCGCGTCAAGGACGGGCCGATGATGGCGGACTGGCTCGCCGCCTACAACCAATGGGAACAGAAATGGAAGGGGTTCCTGGACGAGAAAAGCCAATACAGGGACGGCACCGTCGCCGACGCCCACCAGAGGCTGGTGCGCGCCCGCACCATGATCCGCAGGCGGATCTCCGAACACGTCATGGACACCTTCATCACCATGCAGCCGGAGTGCGACGGACCGATACCGCCGGACAACAACCTCGTCGAGTCATGGAACCGGCGGCTGCGCGACATGCTCCGCAGCCACAACGGCATGCCCCTGACCCACGAGATCAAGGCCATCTGCTGGTGGTGCCACGCGCACACCGAACACCCCGAAAGCCCCGCATGGCTCGCCCGCCACGCCATCACCGACGAACAGATAGAGGAAGCCAACGAACGGGCATGGGAACACTCGCCCGAAGGCGCGGCGCACACCCTCGGCACGCCGGAGACCTGGGGCACCGGCATCGACTGGAACGGGTTATAGGCCAAAAAAAGTTGGTTATAACCGGGGTTTGGCTTTGTGGGAGTAGGCGTTTCGTCCTGTTATTTTTCCCACGGGTTTTTAGGGGCTTTTCCGGTAGTCCTGAGCGGTGTGAGGACGAGATCGAAGAGGGCGAAACGCTGCCCCTCGTGCGGCGGGCGGATGGAGAAATACGGGCATGACCGGAAGGGCGCGCAGCGGTGGCACTGCCCGGAATGCTCGGTCAACGGCGTGTTCCACGACCCCAAAGGCAGGAAGGCGATGCGCCGGGAGCTGGACTCGTTCGTCGCCCGGCTGCTCGGCGGCCATACGCTGGCCGAGGAGGGGCGCTCGTTCAGGCGCGACCGCGAATGGTGCTGGCGGGTCGACCCCGTCATCCCCGTGCCCGGAACGAAGAGCCATGTCCTGGAGACGGACGGCACCTACGTCAACGGCCGCTGTCTGCTGGTGCCGATGGACGGGACCACGGGCCTGGTCGTGCGGATCCGCTGGTGCGCGCACGAGTCGATCGCGGAATACCGGGCCCTGTTCCGCGGGGTGCCCGCCCCCGACGTGCTGGTCAGCGACGGGATGCGGGGAATGGAGCGGGCGGCCGCCGCGGAGTGGCCGGGGACCCGTCTGCAGCGCTGCCTGGTGCACGTGCACCGCGACACCGGCCGCGACCTCACCCACCAGCCCAAAACGCAGGCCGCCAAGGAACTGAAGAAGCTGTCCTCGCGGCTGTTCAAGGTGCATACGGCCGAGGAGGCGGCCCGGTGGGGCGAGGGCCTGAACGCCTGGTATGAGCGGTGGAAGGACATGGTCAACGAACGCACCACGGCGAAGGACGACCCGGCACACGCGGCGGGCCGTAAATGGTGGTGGACGCACGAGCGACTCCGCCGCTGCTACAAAAGGCTCGAGAAGCTGTTCCGGGACGGGAGCCTGTTCGCCTACACCGACCCCGCCCTCCTGGCCGGCGGCGAGGTGCCCCGCGACACCAACGGGCTCGAGGGCGGAATCAACAGCCCGATCAAGCGCATGCTCGACGACCACCGCGGCATGCCCCGGAAGCATATGATGCGCGCCTGCGAATGGAAATGCTACACGAGAAGCCCGCACCCCGACACCGGGGCCCCGCTCGACGCCTACCTCAAGACCCGACACGACCGCGAAGCGCGGCGAAGGGAAAAGACAAGACTGGCCGAGTCCGCCACCGGCGACGAACCCTTCGCCGACCGCATCTCCGTCCAGCTGCCCGACCCCGGCGAACCCACCATGAACGCCTACGAATCAGGCTTCGGCATCAGACACGGATGGGCCGGAACAAGCACATGACCGGCCGGAAAACAGATTCTAAACCAACTCTTTTTGGCCTATAACCCACTGGAACGAATTCCACACCGCCACCAGAAACCCCAACCAGACCTACTAGAAAACCAAACCGCCAGACACACAATTTGGCCTATATCCCTAACTTTATACGTTCTAAAATTTCTTTAATCGTCGATGTGTACGATAGCAGCAGATATGAAAACTCGAGGAACTACTATAACGACCAATCAAAACCGCTTACACTGGAAGCAATTGACTTTGACAACTGGACGCAACCAAAATGGTAAGGCCCATCACTATCCTAGCTGCGCGAAGCAACGACGGCATGAAGCCGACTTTCGGAATAGGACAGGCCTATAACACTCAAACAGTATATCATGCACGGTAACTTCTCGCTTACACCTTAAGTTCTATGCAGAACACAAGAAGCAGCGGAAAATTCGGCAAGAATTGGTAGAAACGAGCACCGTTTATCAAATCAATGTCAGCAGAGATGAAGATGCGTGACTGGTTGATGTTCCTCAAGTAGAACATGCCACACAGGCCCTTAATCTGCAGGAAGTGGACACCATGACCCGCGGCCTCATCCATATCATGACTAATGAACCATTAAAAGACATTAAACTGGAGGTCCGTATTGAACTTCCTAAAGCCGCACAGGCGTATGTAACTGATGCCAACCGCGAACGGGCTTTTGGCGGAAGAAACGGAACGCCAGGCTAAACTCAAGACTAGTCTTACTGCGAAAACACTCCACGAAATGGGTATTACACTTCGTGATATCGGCAAGATGCTCAGTATCTCGTGTCAAAGAGTTCATCAGCTCGTCAAGGCTTGATTCAGTAAACTTGATGCCAAGAGAATCGGATAAACTATGCAAAACAGATAAACAGAGTAAGCGGCTTTAGTAAGCCATTTACTCTTTGATGCCGTATTCCTTGGCGATGACATCCCAGAGCTCGTCGGCGGCACGGTCGACGGTGTCGTTGACGATTTTGACATCAAATTCCGGCTCGGCGGCCAGCTCGACTTTCGCGGTTTCAAGGCGCCTTTTGCGCTGTTCCTCATTTTCCGTACCACGGCCGATCAGACGTTTGACTAGCTCGTCATAACTCGGCGGAGCGATGAACACCGAGACAATCTCAAGGTTGAGTTCGGCGGCACGCTGCTTGACGCGACGAGCGCCTTGCAGGTCGATTTCAAGAATCGTCGGAATATTTTTGGCAAGGTGATCGAGCACCGGCTGCAAGGGCGTGCCGTAATGGGCCATGCCGTGCACGACGGCGGTCTCCAGGAACCAGTTCCGCTTCTCACGTGCGACGAACTCATCCTCGCTCATGAACCAGTAGTTCTTCCCGTTGACCTCCCCCGGCCGCGGGTCGCGCGTGGTGGCAGAAACGGAAACCCAGACCTCCGGGTGCTTGGCCAGCAGGTTCGCTTCAACGGTCCCCTTACCAACGGCCGTGGGACCTGTCAAAACAATAAGACGACCTTTATGTCCGTTTCGCGCGGTATCACTATCACTTTGCTGGCTCATACCCACTCCTTGAAAGATATACGCTTACAGTCTAATCAAGCCTCAGGAATGGGTCATTGGCATCCTTTACGCATAAAAGCACGACGGCATTGCGACCCAAGAACCATTATCAACCTTGCTACGCTTAATCAGTCAGCTGATTCCAATGAGAACTCATACGTAGGTATTGGGCACCAGCATCTGGTCATCACGCAGCAGAATCATTTGTGCCAATTCGCTGATTTTCTCCATGACCTCATCCGGCGCTCTGCCCAACAGTTGTGCGTTTCGTGCCGGCAAATCCAACGCCTTAATCTGCTCAACGGCGGCAAATCCGGTAATGAGTTCATCCGAATACTTGGCTTTGACTTCGCCTATATCGACATGCAAGAAATAACCATTGTCACTGCTGGTAACAGGGCAGATAAAAGTCATCGTGCTATGCCGGTTGAAATCATCATTGCTGACCACAATCAAAGGGCGACGTTTATTCTGCTCATGCCCAGCCGCCGGAGCGAGGTCAGCGTAAACGATATCGCTATATCGGAAGATATTGCTGCCTTTGACCATCAGATCAGCTCGCTTCCGACCGGCGCACCCGTATCAAGCTCGGTTGCGGCGTATCCGCTGGTATCTTGCTCAAACAGATCAGCAAGGTCGGAAGCCCGAATCGGCTTTCTTCTGGGATACAGCACCATTGATCCATCAGGCTGGATTTCGACCGACAATTCATCGCCGTTTTCCACGCCCATGCGCTCCAGCATCGATTTGCTGAGCCTCACCGCCTGACTATTGCCCCACTGCGACACTGTGACTGTTTCCATAAACGCCTCCCGCAAATGAGATTAAATCTTTAATCCATTGTATCTACAAAAGATATACGGTGCAAGAAAGCCGTAAACTCTGAACTGCAGTACAAACTTGTGAAAATATCTGTGTACCCGTAGAACAGCGTCAATACTCTAGGGTGAAGGAGTTATTAAATAACTTTTATTTTGAAGTTATTTATTCAATATTTTGTCGAGAACGATTTTTTCCGCTTGTTCCGCTGTCGGCAAGGTATTTGAAGTGGTCGAATAACGTCCTTTAATGTTATTGTAATCGATATAGAACTTACTTTTATCGTGATGAGTAACTACAACAACAGAAAGACCGCTTTGCCCATTTAAATAGTCACAAAGTACGGCAACTCCATCATGATCTACCGCATAGCTACTGTTGACAGTACATGAATAGTATCCCATATTCCTCATATGACTTGCTATGTATTCAGACAAAGCAGTACGATTTTCCATACTGGCTTCGCCAATAGTTTTATACCCGAGATCCTCTGCGACCTTATTGGCGGTCAGACCTTCATTATCTTCATCTTGCTGATTACTATCTTTAGTTTTAGTTTGTTCTTGTGCGCTTCGAGTTTGCTCTTCATCATGCTTTCTTACCTGCGCTGAATTAGATTGCCCATAATGGGTTGAATCATTTTTCTTCTTGTGGTTTATACCATAAAAGGCAAGACAAGTAATCAAAACCGCAGATATAGCAACGATTATCAAGGCAATAACTATATTTCGTTTTGCGTGCTTCTTTTTTGTTATTTTTTCAATCTTTTCATCCATATCAGCACTTTTGAGAAAGTTCAATGTTGCTTGCTTTTCACTGATATCTGTTTGTGGTTTTCGTCGATTTTCATCTTTGTGCTTGGCTGATTGTTGTGAGGTAAACCCAGAAGGCTCACCTAGCACTTGATTATGGTCGCCGCTGAAGCTTGAAGTCGGTAATGAAGAATTACGATTGTTATCTAAACTAGTTGACGGTGACGAAACTTGGTTTTGTCTACTATCAGCACCAAGCATTTGTGGAGATGGCTGATTCTGATTGTTGCTATAAAGATTCTGTTTCGATGGTGTATTGTTACGATTTGCATCAAGACGTGTCGGCCGGTACCTGCTTTATTTTAGACTGTGCAGTTACTCCATCAGGTCCACCGCTTGATTGATTACTCGATGCACCACTTGGTTCCTGGGAATCCTGATTCATGACTTTTCTCCTGTATTTACACAACTGGTGTCCAGATAGATAATTGATAGCAGATACGTCTGCAATCGATAATGCAGATCAACTCCAAGGTTTGTATACACTGCCTTTCTCATACCTATTTCATGACCTAATACAATCTCATTTCTGCACTGTCTTACCTCACAAACGAAGAGTGGGAGAACATCGCTAACCTAACGTCTCCAACCCGTACAGCAATACGAGGTGAATTAAAGATTAATTAGGCGTCCTTTTACAAGGGAACGCCGACTTCACAAAACAACGAGCCTCCAAATACATATTTAGACATCATTCATCCAAACTTCCATTTGTATGAGAATAAACATCGGAATCGGTCTCCTGAGGAACATTGTTAAGCGAGTCAAAGCTCGGCATAACAGGTTCTGGGCCTCCTGCCTCACTCATTCTTCCAAAGAACAAACGGCCATCCTGAGTAAATCCTGTAAACTGTTTATCATAGACGATTTGAGTTTTAACTGGACTTTCGGTGTACGAGGGCAAATTCGTCTCAAATAGCAGTCGAAATACTTTTTCTTGATTCAATGATTGCGACCAATACTTAATGTTTATTATTTCGCCTTCCATCCCATTACCAGTTTGATCAGAAATAGAGTTGAATGTGACATCATAAGGTTGAGGATCTCGATACTGTATATTTTTCCCGGCCATTTTCTGATTGAAAGAGACTTTATGAAGCTCTTTTACTTTATCGAGAACCTTACTATCCGGCACATCTTTAAAGTCCGCAAAAGGAAAATCTCCAATGTATGTCGTCACTTTTCCATGGTCAAAGACGAATATGGTTTCACTGGAGTCATCTTTAGCAACTACAGAGTTATTCGAACGATAGAACCAAATAGTCTGTTTGCCATTGAACATTTGTGTAAAAGTCTGCTTCTTCGTCTCTTCAGGCTCATTTTTCTGTTCATTATTTGAATTTGAATCAGATTGTGGCCGTTGTATCTCTTTGGAGCTATCTGAGGCTTCGTTTTTATTGCTGCTTGAGACACAAGCTGATAGACCTGCGAACGCTATCACGGCGCACAACATGGCTGCAGCAGCTCTCATCAATTTTGAACTTTTCATCTTCTTCTCCTTTTGGAAAACGTATTAAGCCGTTTAACGCTCGATTAACCTTGTTCGTTCTGTTGTGGTCTCTTTGGAAGAGACACGGACGATATCGATATATCATTCTGCGCGTGAACGGACTCAGGCCCAGAAGCTTGGGATGCATTAGGTACATGAAGGGGTTGAGCAGGTTTAAAAACGGCTTGTTTCGATTGTTGAGATGCTGAATGCTTTGTATAGGCCTGTTTCTCGGATGCAGGCTTAACAGTGTGTTTCTTGTGCACAGGCTTGGCACCAGTTTGTTCATTATTCTCAGGTCTAGCAGCGGGCATTGCAGCGGATGAGGATATCAGACATCCATATTGGTCCTGCTTCAAGCCTTGGAACCAAAGATATGGCTTGCCCCACGGCACCGTTACCGCTACTGCCAAGTCCTTCCACATCTGCTTGGACTTCCCAGACTCACCTGATTTGATCATGGCCTTCATCCATCCCTGCGAAAGCACATATTCAACCGCAAACTGGCATAGTTTAAAAGGGAAGCTCCTTTCCAGACCCGTTTGATCATACTTCCCGAATTTTCGTCGATACTGGGATAGCATGAAATTCTTGAGTTTTTCAATGCCCTCCATTTGGTCATGCATATAACCGACGGTGGCTGCCATCGTCCAACTCAATGCGACAAGAAGCAGAGCGACCGCGACAAAAAGCAACAAAAACAGAGATACCAACAACAGGTTCTTGGCACGCAGATCATCCAGATGCCTGTTGAGCGCTTGTGCACTGATACCGATATCGGAACCGTATATAAGCGAAGTAGGATTATCTTCGTAATTGTCGGGATTAAGCACCGAACCTGCGGTATAGCCGTCATACGAGCCAGCATTGCTGAAGCCGCAAACCAGCATGCCAATCACCGAAATCACCAATGGTATCGCAAGCGTCCAACCATACTTGAGATAGAGCATCGGCCGAAGGATCGCGGTCCATTCGCCACCCCAACTCGGGCGCACCTCCCTGGTGTGGTAGACGACATAGCCGAACACGCATATCCCAGCCAGTGCAACCACCATCAACAGAATCGCTATTGTTTGCATTGATTTCTCTTTTCTCTTTACAACTCACATTTCTTCAGAGTTCGCCGCATTATCCGACAATATAGAAAATCGGCCGCCAACCACCGGTGAACGCCCCGCTGAATACCCACAACCCATAGGCGAGAAGCGCCAAACCTACGAGGATTCCCGCTGTATCTCCATCGCTGCAGACGAGTAAGG
This genomic stretch from Bifidobacterium sp. ESL0690 harbors:
- the ilvD gene encoding dihydroxy-acid dehydratase; this encodes MMQMRSHNIMTGRMFAGARALYRAAGVAGDDLGKKPIVAIANSFSEFVPGHVHLNKVGRLVSKAVEEAGGIPREFNTIAVDDGIAMGHTGMLYSLPSRDLIADAVEYSVNAHCADALICISNCDKITPGMLMAALRLNIPTIFVSGGPMEAGETTLSNGKTDTTDLIDVMYASADDNVSDEDLLAYEKTVCPTCGSCAGMFTANSMNCLTEALGLALPGNGTTLASHGYRKQLFVDAGHKIVDLAHRYYDEDDESVLPRAIATKKAFENAMTMDVAMGGSTNTVLHILAAAQSADVDFTLDDIERISHTVPCICKASPSGDWEISDVHRAGGICGILGELDRAGKLHKDVHSVDYPDLESKLNDWDIMRPTCLDKAKELYRAAPGHIKSPEPFVQETLSDSLDTDRVNGAIHDIDHPAVKEGGLAILRGNLAPDGCVVKTAGVPENIWKFHGPAHIVESQEQAVEVILGDKLKKGEALVIRYEGPKGGPGMQEMLYPTSFVKGKGIGKDVALITDGRYSGGSSGLAIGHVAPEAANKGPIALIKDGDMIDIDIPNRTINVELTPEQFEERRKELEAGDGYVAHRDRKVSLALKAYAAFARSADKGATRDPELINKLSGLA
- the rpoZ gene encoding DNA-directed RNA polymerase subunit omega, which translates into the protein MAFGTEPTPSGLADPTIDQLMEHSEHNKYSLSIFAAKRARQINSYFTQLNEGLLQNVGPLVEYQNNEKPLSIAFREINEGLLEETLGEDDLSEGSID
- a CDS encoding IS1249 family transposase — translated: METPLCAACGGRMKKNGTTSAGRTRWRCKGCGASRTRSYDHASEDLRKGLEWLFSGSTQAGTGVAARTLRRGNGLMWRLNPPVPLVGERHEVVQVDGIWLHRRAVALIAVADGHVIGWRVARSENSRAWMELMRRIAPPRVLVCDGGNGIGKAMRAVWPGTRMQRCLFHVCMNITALTGKRPKLEAGRELLKLARQLSRVKDGPMMADWLAAYNQWEQKWKGFLDEKSQYRDGTVADAHQRLVRARTMIRRRISEHVMDTFITMQPECDGPIPPDNNLVESWNRRLRDMLRSHNGMPLTHEIKAICWWCHAHTEHPESPAWLARHAITDEQIEEANERAWEHSPEGAAHTLGTPETWGTGIDWNGL
- a CDS encoding IS1249 family transposase, whose product is MRTRSKRAKRCPSCGGRMEKYGHDRKGAQRWHCPECSVNGVFHDPKGRKAMRRELDSFVARLLGGHTLAEEGRSFRRDREWCWRVDPVIPVPGTKSHVLETDGTYVNGRCLLVPMDGTTGLVVRIRWCAHESIAEYRALFRGVPAPDVLVSDGMRGMERAAAAEWPGTRLQRCLVHVHRDTGRDLTHQPKTQAAKELKKLSSRLFKVHTAEEAARWGEGLNAWYERWKDMVNERTTAKDDPAHAAGRKWWWTHERLRRCYKRLEKLFRDGSLFAYTDPALLAGGEVPRDTNGLEGGINSPIKRMLDDHRGMPRKHMMRACEWKCYTRSPHPDTGAPLDAYLKTRHDREARRREKTRLAESATGDEPFADRISVQLPDPGEPTMNAYESGFGIRHGWAGTST
- the metK gene encoding methionine adenosyltransferase; the protein is MTKERRLISAESVTEGHPDKVCDQISDAILDDMLRQDPHSHVAVETSAAIGQFLIFGEVTSSGYSDIQRIVRNVVKNIGYTSSEVGLDADSCGVLVSLTEQSAEINQGVDRLNPEQESAVSREERYEAQGAGDQGIMFGYACDETDVLMPLPIYLSHRLAYRLAQVRKDGIVPHLRPDGKTQVTIEYDDDDRPIRVDTVLISTQHDPEVNHDWLMEQLQEHVIKPVLEEVCGTRIRHDDYRVLVNPTGSFILGGPAADAGLTGRKIIVDTYGGAAHHGGGAFSGKDPSKVDRSAAYATRWVAKNIVAAGLAHKVEVQVAYAIGVADPVSVNVNTFGTEIGGVTREQIQAAVRKVFDLRPAAIIDELDLLRPIYLKTAAYGHFGRTDPDFTWEATDKVDELKEAIAEG
- the gmk gene encoding guanylate kinase, which codes for MSQQSDSDTARNGHKGRLIVLTGPTAVGKGTVEANLLAKHPEVWVSVSATTRDPRPGEVNGKNYWFMSEDEFVAREKRNWFLETAVVHGMAHYGTPLQPVLDHLAKNIPTILEIDLQGARRVKQRAAELNLEIVSVFIAPPSYDELVKRLIGRGTENEEQRKRRLETAKVELAAEPEFDVKIVNDTVDRAADELWDVIAKEYGIKE
- a CDS encoding type II toxin-antitoxin system PemK/MazF family toxin, encoding MVKGSNIFRYSDIVYADLAPAAGHEQNKRRPLIVVSNDDFNRHSTMTFICPVTSSDNGYFLHVDIGEVKAKYSDELITGFAAVEQIKALDLPARNAQLLGRAPDEVMEKISELAQMILLRDDQMLVPNTYV